CGGTGTTGTTGTCGTTGCGCCGCGCCAAAGGGGATACTTCCGCTGGATAATCGACGATAAATGTCGGCTCAAACAGCAAATGCTCGGTGGTTTCGTCGAACAATGAAAGTTGCAAGCCGCCGATGCCGTCGTTCGGGTTGTGATGAATGCCGAGTGCTTGCAGTTTGTTGATCAGAAAATCGCGGTCATTCAGTTGCGCGTCGGTGTATTCCGGGTGGAATTTCCGGATGGCTGCGGTGATGGTGAGCCGGGCAAACGGTTTCGCCAAATCCATGGTTTTGCCCTGATACGTGACTTCGGTCGTACCCAGCACTTTGTGCGCAATTTCCGCCAGCATTTTCTCGGTGAAGTCCATCAGATAGGTAAAGTCTTGATACGCTTCATAGAACTCCACCATGGTGAATTCCGGGTTATGCCGGGTGGAAATGCCTTCGTTGCGGAAGTTGCGGTTGATTTCAAATACTTTTTCCATGCCGCCGACCACCAGCCGCTTTAGGTAAAGTTCCGGTGCGATGCGCAAGTACAGCGCCATATCGAGCGCGTTGTGATGCGTGGAAAACGGCCGTGCCGTGGCGCCGCCGGGAATCGGATGCATCATCGGCGTTTCGACTTCCAGGTAGCCGCGCGCCACGAAAAATTCGCGCATGGCCTGAATAATTTTCGAGCGCGCCGTGAACACCTTGCGCGCATCTTCATTGGTGATCAAATCCAGATAGCGCTGACGGTATTTTTGTTCCTGATCGGCCAAGCCGTGAAATTTTTCCGGCAGCGGACGCAGCGATTTGGTCAGCAACTGCAAATCCGTGACACGGATCGACAGTTCATTGGTTTTGGTTTTGAACAACGTGCCCTGTGCGCCAAAAATGTCACCCAAGTCATGGTGCTTGAACGCCGAATGCACGTCTGCGCCGGTGAGATCGTCCGAAATGTACAGTTGAATCCGGCCGCTCATATCCTGGATGGTGGCGAAACTGGCCTTGCCCATGACGCGCTTCAACATCATCCGCCCCGCCACTTTGACCGCAACCGGCGATTCTTCCAGTTGCTCCTTAGTTAAATCATCGTATTGCCGGTGCAGATCCGCCGATAGATGTTCGCGCCGGAAAGTGTTCGGGAAAGCATTGCCCGCCTGCCGCAATTCGGCCAATTTGGCGCGGCGCTCGGCAATAATTTGGTTTTCATCCTGAGGAACGGCTGATTGATTTTCCTGGGTCATGTTCTGGTTTGCGAAAGTAAGTAATCGATTAAATGGATGGATTTGTCTTTGGTCGCATATTATACGCTGCCAGCAGGGGATTCGTGCCAGAGTGTGCGGCTGCAACCCGGTTGCGGCTTTTATACCCGATTTGGCAAAATCGCTAGTTTTCTGGCACGATGATTTCAAGATATCTTACATCAGCGGGACAGTTTATTTCCTGGGCAACCAAAAATGACTATCGATTGAATGATAAATGACATCTATTTATTAAAAATTAATTCAGTTACATTGATCATCGGTCAAAAAAGTTTGAGATCTTCCAACCGGTAAGGCGATAAGGAAAATGATTCAAGCCAATGGTTTAATCGCATGCAATGCGTGTTATGAAATAAAAAAGATGCTGCATATGGCCATGATCAATAATTTGAGCGCAGATCAACGATGTACTTAAGATTGAAACCATCCATTCTCCTTCAGCGTGCAAAAAAAGAGCAAGGAGATCAGGCGGCTTCCGCTACTGTCAATTCCGAACGGCGCCGGGACGAGCGCCGCCAGCAGGAGGACAGACGCAATTTGACGGTTCTGCGCGGACAGGCGCGCTATAACCGGCGTCGGCATGAACGGCGTGATGTGCTCATGCAGCGTGATCCGGCTTCCGGTTTGTCCATTGAGTCAGTAGCCAGGCGATTTGACGCAGACGGGCCGTCTGCGCAATGGAGTGCTCCTTTTTGTCTATGGATTGTTTCCGGGCGAGAGGATTTAACGGGCCAGTTGCAGAACTACGCGGAGAACGTGCCCGTTATCAGCGTTCTTTCGTACAAGCCCGATCAATTTAAAGAACACTACGAGGAATTGGAGGATTCCGGTTCCAATGTAATCCTGATCGATACCGCTTTACCCGAAGCCATTGTCATCGAGCAGTTGCGCGCCATCAGAAGAAGCCCGTCGGATGTGAAGATAATCTTGTTGTACGATAACGTTCTGCCCGATTTGGTCCAGGCTATTGTTGAATTTCGCGTATCGGGACTCCTGTTGACCGGAGTTAGCCAGGAATTTTTTTTGAAGGCGGTACATGCGGTGCATAAAGGGGAGTATTGGTTTCCCCGTCAACTCGTGAGCCGGATACTGAGTTTTTTCAGTGGCCAGCGGAATCAATCTACCAGTTTGCAGTCAGGCGATGTTGTTTTTACCGAATGCGAACAGAAAGTCATCAATTTGCTGGTTCAAGGGTTAAGCAACAAGCAGATTGCATTGCGTTTGGCCGTGAGTCCGGAAACGGTCAAGTCGCATCTGAAAGCCATTTTTGCAAAAACCGGTGTCACCAACCGCAACCGGTTGATCTCGCTTTGTCTTACCGGGATGCGCAGTGGCCGGTTGAATCTAACAAGTAGCGAGCGTTAATCTGCCGGGAGCCGTGCAAACGTTGTTTGTTGTGGTGATGATGGTCCGGCTGGTGAAGGTGCTAGTTGGGGTGCAAACAAGAATGTGATCTACAGCCGGATTCAGGGAGTTTCTTTCAACGATCCGTTCTGGCCACTTCAACCCGGTTACGGCCTTTGTGCTTGGCTTGGTAAAGCGCGTCATCGGCCCGTTGCAGCAGCAAATGTTCATCCAGTGATTCTTCACCGGTAGCGATAGCCACGCCCAGGCTGATGGTTACCGGAATCAATGTCTGGTTGGTGTTGATTTCCTCGCTGGCGATGGCTTTGCGGAATCGTTCCGCGGCTTTTACCGCGCCTTCCTGGCTAAACGGTGAAATGATCGCCAGAAACTCCTCGCCGCCATAGCGCCCGATGTATTCGTGCGAACGGGCCGATTGCGTCAAACGATTGGCGATTTCGCATAACACCGCGTCCCCGGCGGGATGGCCGCAGGTGTCGTTGATGTTTTTGAAGTGATCGATATCGATCATGATCACCGCGATGCCAAACCCGCCGCGCTTGGCGCGCAGAATCTGCTTGTGCAGGATGTCGAAGATGGCGGGACGGTTGAGCAAGCCGGTTAATGCATCGTGCGTGACACGCTGTTCCAATGATTTCTTCTGCGCGATGAGTTGTTTGTTGAGCTTAATGCCTTTGTAAAGCTGGGTTTTCTCGATGATCACGGCCAGTTGACTGGCGATTTGCAGCGATAAGTCCTTATGCAGGTTTTTATAGGCGTTTTTTTTGCGGCAGGAAAAGAAAAGAAAGCCAATGGGCTTTCCGTCTGCAATCAACGGACAAATCAGGCAGGAGCGGATACCTTCCTTAAAAATGGCTTGTGCCAGCCTGGATTCCGCATACCTTTGCAAATGGGTGTTCAAATCATCGATGATCAGCATTTCATTGAGATCGATGAGCGTATGTAAGCTGCGATCCGTCATGGGAATAGATAAACCGGAGATCAATTCCGGCTTGTCATAGCTTGCACGCGACCAATGCAGTTTCAGTTTGTTTCTGTCGCTCTCCAACAAAGCCAGACTGATCCGGTCGTAAGGCAAATGCGTCTGGAAAGATTCATAAATATGGTTCAGCACATCGATCAACTGCAAATTGAAGTTGCATTCAACCATGATTTTGTACAGCGACTGGCTTCTTTCCGATTGTTTTTGCAGGTAAGCGGATAACTCTTTGAGAGACTTGCCCAGGTTGCCGATGTCGTCGTCCCCGATGGGAATATCCGGTGCGAAATCACCGCGTGCCATTGCTTCAGCCGCTTTACGCAAAGCCAGGATCCGGTCATTTTTTTTCATCTTCTCACCAATCCGTTCAAATAGTGACGTGCTTCAGCTTAAACCATGCAATCATCCGCTCATGTCAATTACTGCATCAGGGGCTTTGATGTAATTTACAGTGTATTAATTCACAGGAAAAGATATAACGTAAATAAATATAACGTATTAAGCCCTCAAATGGTTGGATATCATCAGTCGTAAATATTTTCATGATCATTCCGGTAACACGGCATATTAAGGCACTGTCAATGCTAAAATCCGGAATTAGCGCGTATTAACCGGATAACAATATAACAAACAGAATGATCGGGATTTTAGTTCTTACACATGAAGATTTAGGCGAGCATTTGATTCGTTGCGCGAGCCACGTCGTCGGTATGAAACCGCCGCAACTACTGCACCTGGGCGTTTTTATTCAAGATGATCCCGATGCGGTGCTAATCCAGGCGCGTGAGTTGATTCAGCAGCTGGACAGCGGCGATGGTGTTTTGATATTGAACGATATGTTTGGCGCGACGCCGTGCAATATTGCCAGCCGCCTGGTGCGGCCGGGCAGGGTGGAATGTTTGAGCGGCGCCAATCTGCCGATGCTGGTGCGGGTGCTGACCTACCGCCATGAGCCGCTTGCGGCCGTGATCGAAAAAGGCTTGAGCGGCGGTCAACGCGGTGTGATACAAATTGATGCGGAACCTTGTCATGCAAATTAAAGAAGTCGAAATTATCAATAAACTCGGATTGCACGCGCGTGCTTCCGCCAAACTGACCAAACTGGCCAGTCAATTCAAGTGCGAAGTCTGGGCGACGCGCAATAACCGCCGTGTAAATGCGAAAAGCATCATGGGGGTGATGACGCTTGCGGCTAATAAAGGCTCGCTTATCCAGCTGGAAACCAGCGGCGATGACGAAATAGATGCGATGGCGGCGCTGGTTGCGTTGGTTGAAGATTATTTTGGCGAGGGCGAATGAGCTTTATATTGCAGGGTTCGGGCGTATCGGAAGGCATTGCCATCGGGCACGCGCATCTGGCTGCTCCGGCTGCATTGGAGGTGATGCATTACCTGATTCCCAAGCATCAGGTGGACAAGGAGATTGCCCGGCTGGATAGCGCTTTTGCAGTGGTGCGTAAAGAATTTGAGGCGCTGCAGAAAGCGGTTGCCGACGGGCATGCGCGCGCTGAGTTCAGTGCGTTTCTCGATCTGCATTTGATGATTCTGGACGATCCGACCTTGTCGGACGCCACCCGCAACATGATTACGCACACGCTGTGCAACGCGGAATGGGCGCTGACGCAGCAGATGCAAGTGTTATTGGAGCAGTTCGAGGAAATCGAAGATGCCTATTTGCGTGAGCGCAAAGCCGATGTCATCCAGGTAGTCGAGCGTGTGCTCAAGGCGATGCTGGGGCATCCCGGTTATTTGCCGGTGGCATCGCGCTTAACTGGCGACAGCATTCTGGTGGCGCATGATCTGAGTCCCGCCGACGTGATGCAATACAAGCAGCACCAATTCACCGCTTTCCTGACCGATCTGGGCAGCCAGACATCGCATACCGCGATTGTGGCGCGCAGCCTCAATATCCCTTCGATTGTGGCATTGCATCACGCGCATCAGCTGATTCTGGAGAATGATTGCCTGATTGTCGACGGCACGCAGGGCATCGTCATCGTCAATCCGGATAAATACGTGCTGGATGAATACCGCTTGCGGCAAAGCCAGCTCGAGCTGGAAAGAAAGAAACTGCAACGTATCAAGAGTATTGCGGCGATGACGCTGGATGGCACGCTGATCGATTTGTACGCCAACATCGAGCTGCCGGAAGATATCGCGCAGGTTAAAGAAAGCGGGGCCACCGGTATCGGCTTGTTCCGCAGCGAATTTCTATTTCTGAACCGCGATGATTTGCCCGGCGAGGATGAACAATTTGAAGCGTACCGCACGGTTGCGGTCAAAATGCACAAACAGCCGGTCACTATCCGCACTTTTGATCTGGGCGCGGACAAGAACCTTAAAGGCAGCGAACAAGTAGCGGCCAACCCGGCGCTGGGCCTGCGCGCGATCCGCCTGAGTCTGGCGGAACCGAAAATGTTTCATACGCAGTTGCGTGCGATTTTGCGCGCTTCCAAGTACGGTGATGTGCGTATCCTGGTGCCGATGCTGTCCAATGTCGCGGAAATCGATCAAACCCTGGTTCATATCGAATATGCCAAACAGGCATTGCGCGATGACAAAATTGATTTCGACGAACACATCAAAGTCGGGGGCATGATCGAGATTCCGGCAGCGGCGTTGAGCCTGGATATTTTCATGCGCAAACTGGATTTTCTATCGATCGGCACCAACGATCTGATTCAATACACCCTGGCGGTCGACCGCATCGACGATACCGTGGCGCATCTGTACGATCCGTTTCATCCGGCGATTTTATGGCTGGTTTCGCATGTCATTCAGAGCGCCAATCGCGCCAAAGTGCCGGTATCGATTTGCGGGGAAATGGCGGGTGACAAGCAGTTCACACGGCTGCTGCTGGGCCTAGGGTTGCAGCAGTTTTCCATGTATCCGGCGCAATTGCTGACGGTGAAGAACCAGATCTTGAAGAGCAATTTGCCTGATATCATTCCGTTAGCGCAAAAAATCATCAAAGCCGACCAACCGGAAAAAATCGCTGCATTGATGGCCAAGTTGAATGATTAAAACGCGCTGTTGGGTTGAATCATGGTGTGTGCCTCTTTTTTTGGCGATATAATGACTGCCTGATATTCAGCCGTTTCTTCGGGATTTTCCTAAGCTACTATACATGCAAGAATCAAAATCAGTCGGTGTGGTAACACCGCAGTACGTGCAAATCGACAAGCCGTTGCAGTTGAAAAGCGGATTGTCGCTGGAAAGCTATCACTTGGTGTACGAGACCTACGGCCAATTGAATGCCGCGCATTCCAATGCGATCTTGATTTGCCATGCGCTTTCCGGTAATCATCATGTGGCCGGTGTGTATGCCGGAAATGAAAAGAGCGTCGGCTGGTGGGACAATATGGTGGGTCCCGGCAAGCCGATCGACACCGATCGTTTTTTTGTCATTGGTGTGAATAATTTGGGTGGCTGTCATGGTTCTACCGGCCCGGCCAGTATCGATCCGCGTACCGGTAAGCAATATGGCGCGAGTTTTCCGGTGGTGACGGTGGAAGACTGGGTCGAGGCGCAAGCACAATTGGCCGAGCATTTAGGTATCGAACAATTTGCCGCCATCGTTGGCGGCAGCTTGGGCGGTATGCAGGCGATGCAGTGGACGCTCGATTATCCGGAAAGAGTGCGTCATGCGCTGGTGATCGCAGCCGCGCCCAAGTTGACCGCGCAGAATATCGCATTTAACGATGTGGCCCGCCAGGCGATCATGACCGACCAGGAATTTTACGGCGGTAATTTCTATGCCTACGACACCTTGCCGCGCCGCGGTTTGCGGCTGGCGCGCATGCTGGGGCATATCACTTATCTTTCGGATGATTCGATGGCGGCGAAGTTCGGCCGCAGTTTGCGCAAGGATGAGCTTTCTTTCGGTTTCGACGTGGAATTCGAAATCGAATCGTATTTGCGCTATCAAGGCGACAAATTTGCCGATTTGTTCGATGCCAACAGCTATCTGTTGATGACCAAGGCGCTCGATTACTTCGATCCCGCCGCGGCGTACGGTGGCGATCTGAGCGCGGCATTCCGCGCGGCCAAGGCGAATTTTCTGGTGGTTTCGTTTACCTCGGATTGGCGTTTCTCGCCGCAGCGTTCCCAGGAAATTGTCAAAGCGCTGTTGGATAACGAACTGAACGTCAGTTATGCGGAAATCAGCTCCAGCCATGGCCACGACTCGTTTCTGATGGAACCGTCCTGTTATCACCAGCTGGTACGGGCGTATATGGACAATATTGCGATCTGAGTAAAATCATGACTGATACCCCACCAGCACCTTCCACCCTTGCATTACGTCCGGATTTTGCCGCCATCGCCGAATGGATTAAACCCGGCGCGAAAATACTCGATTTGGGTTGCGGCGACGGTTCGTTGCTGCGTTATTTGCGTGATACGCGCAATGTGTTCGGCTACGGCGTGGAAATCGACGAAACCAATCTGCTGAAGTGTTTCCGTAACGGTATTAACGTGATCCAGAATGATTTGGAAACCGGGTTATCGAGCTTTGCATCGGATTCGTTCGATTATGTCATCCTGTCGCAGACCTTGCAGGCGACGCGGCATACCGAAGCGATCATCCAGGAAATGCTGCGCGTCGGCAAGGAAGGCATCGTGTCCTTTCCCAATTTTGGTAACTGGAAAAACCGCATGCAAGTC
The DNA window shown above is from Nitrosomonas sp. Is35 and carries:
- the lysS gene encoding lysine--tRNA ligase — protein: MTQENQSAVPQDENQIIAERRAKLAELRQAGNAFPNTFRREHLSADLHRQYDDLTKEQLEESPVAVKVAGRMMLKRVMGKASFATIQDMSGRIQLYISDDLTGADVHSAFKHHDLGDIFGAQGTLFKTKTNELSIRVTDLQLLTKSLRPLPEKFHGLADQEQKYRQRYLDLITNEDARKVFTARSKIIQAMREFFVARGYLEVETPMMHPIPGGATARPFSTHHNALDMALYLRIAPELYLKRLVVGGMEKVFEINRNFRNEGISTRHNPEFTMVEFYEAYQDFTYLMDFTEKMLAEIAHKVLGTTEVTYQGKTMDLAKPFARLTITAAIRKFHPEYTDAQLNDRDFLINKLQALGIHHNPNDGIGGLQLSLFDETTEHLLFEPTFIVDYPAEVSPLARRNDNNTAITDRFELYIAGREIANGFSELNDPEDQAARFLEQAKAKDAGDNEAMHYDADYIRALEYGLPPTAGEGIGIDRLVMLLTDSPSIRDVILFPQLRRED
- a CDS encoding response regulator transcription factor, whose product is MYLRLKPSILLQRAKKEQGDQAASATVNSERRRDERRQQEDRRNLTVLRGQARYNRRRHERRDVLMQRDPASGLSIESVARRFDADGPSAQWSAPFCLWIVSGREDLTGQLQNYAENVPVISVLSYKPDQFKEHYEELEDSGSNVILIDTALPEAIVIEQLRAIRRSPSDVKIILLYDNVLPDLVQAIVEFRVSGLLLTGVSQEFFLKAVHAVHKGEYWFPRQLVSRILSFFSGQRNQSTSLQSGDVVFTECEQKVINLLVQGLSNKQIALRLAVSPETVKSHLKAIFAKTGVTNRNRLISLCLTGMRSGRLNLTSSER
- a CDS encoding diguanylate cyclase; translated protein: MKKNDRILALRKAAEAMARGDFAPDIPIGDDDIGNLGKSLKELSAYLQKQSERSQSLYKIMVECNFNLQLIDVLNHIYESFQTHLPYDRISLALLESDRNKLKLHWSRASYDKPELISGLSIPMTDRSLHTLIDLNEMLIIDDLNTHLQRYAESRLAQAIFKEGIRSCLICPLIADGKPIGFLFFSCRKKNAYKNLHKDLSLQIASQLAVIIEKTQLYKGIKLNKQLIAQKKSLEQRVTHDALTGLLNRPAIFDILHKQILRAKRGGFGIAVIMIDIDHFKNINDTCGHPAGDAVLCEIANRLTQSARSHEYIGRYGGEEFLAIISPFSQEGAVKAAERFRKAIASEEINTNQTLIPVTISLGVAIATGEESLDEHLLLQRADDALYQAKHKGRNRVEVARTDR
- a CDS encoding PTS sugar transporter subunit IIA, which translates into the protein MIGILVLTHEDLGEHLIRCASHVVGMKPPQLLHLGVFIQDDPDAVLIQARELIQQLDSGDGVLILNDMFGATPCNIASRLVRPGRVECLSGANLPMLVRVLTYRHEPLAAVIEKGLSGGQRGVIQIDAEPCHAN
- a CDS encoding HPr family phosphocarrier protein; translated protein: MQIKEVEIINKLGLHARASAKLTKLASQFKCEVWATRNNRRVNAKSIMGVMTLAANKGSLIQLETSGDDEIDAMAALVALVEDYFGEGE
- the ptsP gene encoding phosphoenolpyruvate--protein phosphotransferase, which gives rise to MSFILQGSGVSEGIAIGHAHLAAPAALEVMHYLIPKHQVDKEIARLDSAFAVVRKEFEALQKAVADGHARAEFSAFLDLHLMILDDPTLSDATRNMITHTLCNAEWALTQQMQVLLEQFEEIEDAYLRERKADVIQVVERVLKAMLGHPGYLPVASRLTGDSILVAHDLSPADVMQYKQHQFTAFLTDLGSQTSHTAIVARSLNIPSIVALHHAHQLILENDCLIVDGTQGIVIVNPDKYVLDEYRLRQSQLELERKKLQRIKSIAAMTLDGTLIDLYANIELPEDIAQVKESGATGIGLFRSEFLFLNRDDLPGEDEQFEAYRTVAVKMHKQPVTIRTFDLGADKNLKGSEQVAANPALGLRAIRLSLAEPKMFHTQLRAILRASKYGDVRILVPMLSNVAEIDQTLVHIEYAKQALRDDKIDFDEHIKVGGMIEIPAAALSLDIFMRKLDFLSIGTNDLIQYTLAVDRIDDTVAHLYDPFHPAILWLVSHVIQSANRAKVPVSICGEMAGDKQFTRLLLGLGLQQFSMYPAQLLTVKNQILKSNLPDIIPLAQKIIKADQPEKIAALMAKLND
- a CDS encoding homoserine O-succinyltransferase MetX, translated to MQESKSVGVVTPQYVQIDKPLQLKSGLSLESYHLVYETYGQLNAAHSNAILICHALSGNHHVAGVYAGNEKSVGWWDNMVGPGKPIDTDRFFVIGVNNLGGCHGSTGPASIDPRTGKQYGASFPVVTVEDWVEAQAQLAEHLGIEQFAAIVGGSLGGMQAMQWTLDYPERVRHALVIAAAPKLTAQNIAFNDVARQAIMTDQEFYGGNFYAYDTLPRRGLRLARMLGHITYLSDDSMAAKFGRSLRKDELSFGFDVEFEIESYLRYQGDKFADLFDANSYLLMTKALDYFDPAAAYGGDLSAAFRAAKANFLVVSFTSDWRFSPQRSQEIVKALLDNELNVSYAEISSSHGHDSFLMEPSCYHQLVRAYMDNIAI
- the metW gene encoding methionine biosynthesis protein MetW, with translation MTDTPPAPSTLALRPDFAAIAEWIKPGAKILDLGCGDGSLLRYLRDTRNVFGYGVEIDETNLLKCFRNGINVIQNDLETGLSSFASDSFDYVILSQTLQATRHTEAIIQEMLRVGKEGIVSFPNFGNWKNRMQVISGRMPVSETLPYRWYNTPNIHLCTLGDFEELCQQCDARILERKVMSNHYRPVNFLPNLRGMLAFYRFERRT